One genomic segment of Helicobacter pylori NQ4053 includes these proteins:
- a CDS encoding RNA-guided endonuclease InsQ/TnpB family protein: MKVNKGFKFRLYPTKEQQDKLQHCFFVYNQAYNIGLNLLQEQYETNKDSPPKERKWKKSSELDKAIKHHLNARGLSFSSVIAQQARMNVERALRDAFKVKNRGFPKFKNSKSAKRSFSWNNQGFSIKESDGERFKIFTLMKMPLMMRMHRDFPPNFKVKQISISCSHRKYFVSFSVEYEQDITPIKNPKDCLGLDLNILDIACSCGINNHEKLTDFKQYQTDMKELLGIEIDEKLDTKRLIPTYSKLYSLKKYSEKFKRLQRKQSRRVLKSKQNKTKLGGNFYKTQKKLNQAFDKSSHQKTDRYHKITSELSKQFELIVVEDLQVKNMTKRAKLKNVKQKSGLNQSILNASFYQIISFLDYKQQHNGKLLVKAPPQYTSKTCHCCGNINHKLKLNHRQYWCLECGYREHRDINAANNILSKGLSLFGVGNIHADFKEQSLSC; the protein is encoded by the coding sequence ATGAAAGTCAATAAGGGTTTTAAATTCCGCTTGTATCCCACTAAAGAACAACAAGATAAGTTGCAACACTGCTTTTTTGTCTATAATCAAGCTTATAATATTGGCTTGAATTTACTGCAAGAGCAATATGAAACAAACAAAGATTCACCTCCCAAAGAAAGAAAGTGGAAAAAATCAAGCGAGTTAGACAAAGCGATTAAACACCACTTGAACGCTAGGGGGTTAAGCTTTAGTAGTGTGATAGCCCAACAAGCACGCATGAATGTTGAAAGGGCTTTAAGAGATGCTTTTAAAGTTAAAAACAGGGGCTTTCCTAAATTCAAAAACTCTAAATCCGCTAAACGATCTTTTTCGTGGAACAATCAAGGTTTTTCTATTAAAGAGAGCGATGGGGAACGCTTTAAGATATTCACTTTAATGAAAATGCCCTTAATGATGCGCATGCATAGAGACTTCCCCCCTAATTTTAAAGTGAAACAAATTAGTATCTCTTGCAGCCATAGAAAATATTTCGTTAGCTTTAGCGTGGAATACGAACAAGACATTACTCCCATCAAAAACCCTAAAGATTGTTTGGGGCTAGATTTGAATATCCTTGATATAGCTTGTTCTTGTGGCATAAACAACCATGAAAAACTAACGGACTTTAAGCAATACCAAACAGACATGAAAGAATTACTAGGGATAGAAATAGATGAAAAGCTGGATACTAAACGACTTATCCCTACTTATTCCAAATTGTATTCTTTAAAAAAATACTCTGAAAAATTTAAAAGATTACAAAGAAAACAAAGCCGTAGGGTGTTAAAGTCTAAACAAAACAAAACCAAATTAGGAGGTAATTTTTACAAAACCCAAAAGAAATTAAACCAAGCTTTTGACAAGTCTAGTCATCAAAAAACAGACAGATACCATAAAATCACAAGCGAACTTTCAAAGCAATTTGAATTGATAGTAGTTGAAGATTTGCAAGTAAAAAACATGACTAAAAGAGCTAAACTCAAAAATGTTAAACAAAAGAGTGGGCTTAATCAATCTATTTTAAACGCTTCATTCTATCAAATCATTTCTTTTTTAGATTACAAACAACAGCATAATGGCAAATTGTTAGTGAAAGCTCCCCCACAATATACGAGTAAAACTTGCCATTGTTGTGGGAATATCAACCACAAGCTTAAATTAAATCATAGGCAATATTGGTGTTTAGAATGCGGGTATAGAGAACACAGAGACATCAACGCTGCGAACAATATTTTAAGCAAAGGGTTAAGTCTTTTTGGGGTAGGAAATATCCATGCAGACTTTAAAGAACAAAGCCTTTCGTGTTAG
- the rpsL gene encoding 30S ribosomal protein S12: MPTINQLIRKERKKVVKKTKSPALVECPQRRGVCTRVYTTTPKKPNSALRKVAKVRLTSKFEVISYIPGEGHNLQEHSIVLVRGGRVKDLPGVKYHIVRGALDTAGVNKRTVSRSKYGTKKAKATDKKATDNKKK, translated from the coding sequence GTGCCTACTATCAATCAGTTGATTAGAAAAGAAAGGAAAAAGGTGGTTAAAAAAACGAAATCACCTGCATTAGTGGAATGCCCTCAAAGAAGAGGGGTTTGTACTAGAGTTTATACGACTACTCCTAAAAAGCCTAACTCGGCTTTAAGAAAGGTCGCTAAGGTTCGTTTGACCAGTAAATTTGAAGTGATCAGTTATATCCCTGGTGAAGGGCATAACTTGCAAGAACACTCCATTGTGTTAGTGCGTGGGGGTAGGGTTAAGGATTTACCCGGTGTGAAATACCATATCGTTCGTGGTGCTTTAGACACTGCAGGGGTCAATAAAAGAACGGTTTCACGCTCTAAATATGGGACTAAAAAAGCTAAAGCGACCGACAAGAAAGCAACAGACAACAAGAAAAAATAA
- the rpsG gene encoding 30S ribosomal protein S7, protein MRRRKAPVREVLGDPVYGNKVVTKFINKMMFDGKKSVAEKIIYKAFNKIEEKSGEKGIEVFEKALERVRPLVEVRSRRVGGATYQVPVEVRASRQQSLSIRWILEATRKRNERMMVDRLANELMDAASDKGAAFKKKEDVHKMAEANKAFAHYRW, encoded by the coding sequence ATGAGAAGAAGAAAAGCACCCGTTAGGGAGGTTTTGGGCGATCCTGTTTATGGGAACAAAGTGGTTACCAAGTTTATCAATAAGATGATGTTCGATGGCAAAAAAAGTGTAGCGGAAAAAATCATCTACAAAGCTTTTAATAAGATTGAAGAAAAAAGCGGTGAAAAAGGGATTGAAGTGTTTGAAAAAGCCCTAGAAAGAGTGCGTCCTTTAGTGGAGGTGCGCAGCAGAAGAGTGGGTGGGGCTACCTATCAAGTGCCGGTAGAAGTGAGAGCGAGTCGCCAACAGTCGCTATCTATCCGTTGGATTTTAGAAGCGACCAGAAAACGCAATGAAAGAATGATGGTGGATAGATTGGCTAACGAACTTATGGATGCGGCTAGCGATAAGGGTGCGGCTTTTAAGAAAAAAGAAGATGTGCATAAAATGGCAGAAGCGAATAAAGCGTTCGCGCACTACCGCTGGTAA
- a CDS encoding aldo/keto reductase, whose amino-acid sequence MQQRHLGPLKVSALALGCMGMTYGYGEVHDKKQMVKLIHKALELGINFFDTAEAYGEDNEKLLGEAIKPFKDKVVVASKFGIYYADPNDKYATMFLDSSPNRIKSAIEGSLKRLKVECIDLYYQHRMDTNTPIEEVAEVMQALIKEGKIKAWGMSEAGLSSIQKAHQICPLSALQSEYSLWWREPEKEILGFLEKEKIGFVAFSPLGKGFLGAKFEKNATFASGDFRSVSPRFNQENLAKNYVLVELIQDHAHAKGVTPAQLALSWILHTQKIIVPLFGTTKESRLIENIGALQVSWSQKELEIFQKELTAIKIEGARYPERINKMVNQ is encoded by the coding sequence ATGCAACAGCGTCATTTAGGCCCTTTAAAAGTGAGTGCATTAGCTCTAGGGTGCATGGGCATGACTTATGGGTATGGGGAAGTCCATGATAAAAAGCAGATGGTTAAACTTATCCATAAGGCTTTGGAATTGGGTATTAACTTTTTTGACACTGCAGAGGCTTACGGGGAAGATAATGAAAAACTTTTAGGCGAAGCGATCAAGCCTTTTAAAGACAAGGTTGTGGTAGCGAGCAAGTTTGGGATTTACTACGCAGATCCTAATGACAAATACGCAACCATGTTTTTAGACTCCAGTCCTAACCGCATTAAGAGTGCCATTGAAGGGAGTTTGAAACGCTTAAAAGTAGAATGCATTGATTTATACTACCAACACCGCATGGATACTAACACGCCCATAGAAGAAGTGGCAGAAGTTATGCAAGCTCTTATTAAAGAAGGAAAAATTAAAGCTTGGGGGATGAGTGAGGCAGGGTTATCTAGCATCCAAAAAGCCCATCAAATTTGCCCTTTAAGCGCGTTGCAGAGCGAATATTCCTTGTGGTGGCGCGAACCTGAAAAAGAGATTTTAGGTTTTTTAGAAAAAGAAAAAATTGGCTTTGTCGCTTTTTCGCCTTTGGGTAAGGGGTTTTTAGGTGCGAAATTTGAAAAAAATGCCACCTTCGCTAGTGGGGATTTTAGAAGCGTTTCTCCTAGGTTTAATCAAGAAAATCTAGCCAAAAATTATGTCTTGGTGGAATTAATCCAAGATCATGCACACGCTAAAGGCGTTACACCAGCCCAACTGGCTCTCTCATGGATTTTGCACACGCAAAAAATCATTGTCCCTCTCTTTGGCACCACCAAAGAATCCAGGCTCATAGAAAATATAGGGGCTTTGCAGGTTTCTTGGAGTCAAAAAGAATTGGAGATTTTCCAAAAAGAATTGACTGCAATCAAAATAGAAGGGGCCCGCTACCCTGAAAGAATCAATAAAATGGTGAATCAATAA
- the fusA gene encoding elongation factor G: MARKTPLNRIRNIGIAAHIDAGKTTTSERILFYTGVSHKIGEVHDGAATMDWMEQEKERGITITSAATTCFWKDHQINLIDTPGHVDFTIEVERSMRVLDGAVSVFCSVGGVQPQSETVWRQANKYGVPRIVFVNKMDRIGANFYNVENQIKLRLKANPVPINIPIGAEDTFIGVIDLVQMKAIVWNNETMGAKYDVEEIPSDLLEKAKQYREKLVEAVAEQDEALMEKYLGGEELSIEEIKKGIKTGCLNMSLVPMLCGSSFKNKGVQTLLDAVIDYLPAPTEVVDIKGIDPKTEEEVFVKSSDDGEFAGLAFKIMTDPFVGQLTFVRVYRGKLESGSYVYNSTKDKKERVGRLLKMHSNKREDIKEVYAGEICAFVGLKDTLTGDTLCDEKNAVVLERMEFPEPVIHIAVEPKTKADQEKMGVALGKLAEEDPSFRVMTQEETGQTLIGGMGELHLEIIVDRLKREFKVEAEIGQPQVAFRETIRSSVSKEHKYAKQSGGRGQYGHVFIKLEPKEPGSGYEFVNEISGGVIPKEYIPAVDKGIQEAMQNGVLAGYPVVDFKVTLYDGSYHDVDSSEMAFKIAGSMAFKEASRAANPVLLEPMMKVEVEVPEEYMGDVIGDLNRRRGQINSMDDRLGLKIVNAFVPLVEMFGYSTDLRSATQGRGTYSMEFDHYGEVPSNIAKEIVEKRKG, encoded by the coding sequence ATGGCTAGAAAAACCCCATTAAACAGGATCAGAAATATCGGTATCGCCGCTCACATTGATGCCGGGAAGACCACCACTTCTGAAAGGATTTTATTCTATACAGGCGTGAGCCATAAGATTGGCGAAGTGCATGACGGCGCGGCGACAATGGATTGGATGGAGCAAGAAAAAGAAAGAGGGATCACTATCACTTCTGCGGCAACGACTTGTTTTTGGAAGGATCACCAAATCAATTTGATTGACACCCCAGGGCATGTGGATTTCACTATTGAAGTGGAACGATCCATGCGCGTGCTGGATGGCGCGGTTTCGGTGTTTTGCTCGGTGGGGGGCGTTCAGCCTCAAAGCGAGACCGTGTGGCGTCAAGCGAATAAATACGGCGTGCCTAGGATTGTTTTTGTCAATAAAATGGATAGGATTGGGGCGAATTTCTACAATGTAGAAAACCAGATTAAGCTTCGCTTGAAAGCTAATCCTGTGCCTATTAATATCCCTATTGGGGCTGAAGACACTTTCATTGGCGTGATTGATTTAGTCCAAATGAAAGCGATTGTTTGGAATAATGAAACCATGGGAGCCAAATACGATGTGGAAGAAATCCCTAGCGATTTGTTAGAAAAGGCTAAACAATACCGAGAAAAGCTTGTAGAAGCCGTAGCCGAGCAAGATGAAGCCTTAATGGAAAAGTATTTGGGTGGTGAAGAATTAAGTATTGAAGAAATCAAAAAAGGCATTAAAACAGGTTGTTTGAACATGAGCCTTGTCCCCATGCTTTGTGGTTCTTCTTTTAAAAATAAAGGCGTACAGACTTTATTAGACGCGGTCATTGATTACTTGCCAGCACCCACAGAGGTTGTGGATATTAAGGGGATTGATCCAAAAACCGAAGAAGAAGTTTTTGTGAAATCCAGCGATGATGGCGAGTTTGCCGGTTTGGCGTTTAAAATCATGACGGATCCTTTTGTGGGCCAACTCACTTTTGTGCGCGTGTATCGCGGCAAGCTAGAATCCGGTAGCTATGTGTATAACTCCACCAAAGACAAAAAAGAGCGTGTGGGAAGACTCCTTAAAATGCACTCCAATAAGAGGGAAGACATTAAAGAAGTTTATGCGGGCGAGATTTGCGCGTTTGTGGGCTTAAAAGACACGCTAACCGGGGACACGCTTTGCGATGAAAAAAATGCGGTGGTTTTAGAGAGAATGGAATTTCCTGAGCCGGTCATTCACATCGCTGTGGAGCCTAAAACGAAAGCAGACCAAGAAAAAATGGGCGTAGCGTTAGGCAAGCTCGCTGAAGAAGATCCAAGCTTTAGGGTGATGACTCAAGAAGAAACCGGGCAAACCCTCATTGGCGGTATGGGTGAATTGCACCTAGAAATCATCGTGGATAGGTTGAAAAGAGAATTTAAGGTGGAAGCTGAAATCGGTCAGCCGCAAGTCGCCTTTAGAGAGACTATCCGTTCCAGCGTGAGCAAAGAGCATAAATACGCTAAGCAAAGCGGTGGTCGTGGGCAATACGGGCATGTGTTTATCAAGCTTGAACCTAAAGAGCCTGGCAGTGGGTATGAATTTGTGAATGAAATTTCTGGGGGCGTGATCCCTAAAGAATATATCCCTGCGGTGGATAAGGGTATCCAAGAAGCGATGCAAAACGGCGTTTTGGCGGGCTATCCGGTGGTGGATTTTAAAGTTACCCTTTATGATGGGAGCTACCATGATGTGGATTCTTCAGAAATGGCGTTTAAAATCGCTGGATCTATGGCGTTTAAAGAAGCGAGTCGTGCGGCTAACCCGGTTTTACTAGAGCCTATGATGAAAGTGGAAGTGGAAGTCCCTGAAGAATACATGGGTGATGTGATTGGCGATTTAAACAGAAGAAGAGGGCAAATCAATTCTATGGACGATAGATTAGGTTTGAAAATCGTGAACGCTTTCGTGCCGTTGGTGGAAATGTTTGGCTATTCCACGGATTTGCGTTCAGCGACTCAGGGGCGTGGGACTTACTCTATGGAGTTTGACCACTATGGCGAAGTGCCTAGCAATATCGCTAAGGAAATCGTGGAAAAACGCAAAGGTTGA
- the tnpA gene encoding IS200/IS605-like element IS606 family transposase has translation MKKIDDMRHGRHCVFLMHVHLVFVTKYRRSAFNKEVIDFLGSVFAKVCKDFESELVEFDGESDHVHLLINYPPKVSVSKLVNSLKGVSSRLTRQHHFKSVEASLWGKHLWSPSYFAGSCGGAPLEMIKQYIQEQETPH, from the coding sequence ATGAAAAAAATTGATGATATGAGACACGGAAGACATTGTGTTTTTTTAATGCATGTGCATTTGGTATTTGTTACTAAATACCGGCGTTCAGCGTTCAATAAGGAAGTGATAGATTTTTTAGGATCGGTGTTTGCCAAAGTGTGTAAGGACTTTGAGAGCGAATTGGTAGAATTTGATGGGGAGAGTGATCATGTGCATTTGCTTATCAACTACCCTCCAAAAGTGAGCGTGAGTAAGTTAGTTAATTCTTTAAAAGGCGTTAGCAGTCGTTTGACTAGACAACACCATTTCAAAAGCGTTGAAGCTAGTTTGTGGGGGAAGCATTTATGGTCGCCTAGTTATTTCGCTGGGAGTTGTGGGGGCGCACCTTTAGAGATGATTAAGCAATACATACAAGAACAAGAAACACCGCATTAA